A stretch of the Pantoea deleyi genome encodes the following:
- the glsB gene encoding glutaminase B — protein sequence MSELNNALLQEVLDQVRPLVHQGKVANYIPALADVAADNLAIAVCLRDGTLFQAGDAETRFSIQSISKALSLTVALTRYDDSEIWQRVGKEPSGQPFNSLVQLELEQGKPRNPFINAGALVICDLLETRLTAPRQRMLEIVRQLSQQPDINYDRHVARSEFEHSARNAAIAWLMKSFGNFDNDVTSVMQTYFHYCSLSMSCVELARTFIYLANQGRMLDGSEMITPRQARQINALMITSGMYDGAGEFAWRVGMPAKSGVGGGIIAIIPGEMSIAVWSPGLDSAGNSLAGTAALELLTEKLGRSIF from the coding sequence GTGTCTGAACTGAATAATGCTCTGCTGCAGGAAGTGCTGGATCAGGTGCGTCCGCTGGTTCATCAGGGAAAAGTGGCGAACTACATCCCTGCCCTGGCGGATGTGGCGGCGGACAATCTGGCCATTGCGGTCTGCCTGCGGGATGGCACGCTATTTCAGGCGGGCGATGCAGAAACGCGCTTCTCCATTCAGTCCATCTCCAAAGCGCTGTCGCTGACGGTAGCGCTGACCCGTTATGACGACAGTGAAATCTGGCAGCGGGTCGGCAAAGAGCCGTCCGGTCAGCCCTTTAACTCGCTGGTGCAGCTGGAGCTGGAACAGGGCAAGCCGCGTAATCCCTTTATCAATGCCGGTGCGCTGGTGATCTGCGATCTGCTGGAAACCCGCCTCACCGCGCCGCGTCAGCGGATGCTGGAGATCGTCAGGCAACTGAGTCAGCAGCCCGATATCAACTACGACCGCCACGTTGCCCGCTCGGAGTTCGAGCACTCTGCGCGCAATGCTGCGATCGCCTGGCTGATGAAGTCTTTCGGGAATTTTGATAACGATGTCACCAGCGTGATGCAGACCTACTTCCACTACTGCTCGCTCTCAATGAGCTGCGTGGAGCTGGCGCGCACCTTTATCTATCTGGCAAATCAGGGCCGGATGCTGGATGGCAGCGAGATGATCACCCCGCGTCAGGCGCGGCAGATCAACGCGCTGATGATCACCAGCGGCATGTACGATGGCGCCGGCGAATTTGCGTGGCGGGTCGGGATGCCCGCGAAATCCGGGGTCGGCGGGGGGATCATTGCTATCATTCCGGGCGAGATGAGCATTGCCGTCTGGTCGCCGGGGCTGGACAGCGCAGGTAACTCGCTGGCGGGCACCGCGGCGCTGGAGTTACTGACCGAAAAGCTGGGCCGCTCGATATTCTGA
- a CDS encoding Rpn family recombination-promoting nuclease/putative transposase, producing the protein MTKRAGTPTPHDATFRQFLTQPDIARDFMRLHLPPELREICDLSTLKLESGSFVETDLRHYFSDVLYSLKTTAGEGYIHVLIEHQSVPDRHMAFRLMRYAIAAMQRHLESGHKRLPLVIPMLYYAGRRSPYPYSTRWLDEFDDARLAGRLYSRSFPLVDVTVIPDDEIMQHRRMAALTLLQKHIRQRDLAELMEKLVSVLLKGYHSSAQIVSLVHYMVQAGETADAEAFVRELAQHVPQHGDALMTIAQQLEQIGERKAALRIALAMLQNGVERPVVLKLTGLKEEDLAQIGH; encoded by the coding sequence ATGACTAAAAGAGCGGGGACACCCACACCGCATGATGCGACCTTCCGGCAGTTTCTGACGCAGCCGGATATTGCCCGCGACTTTATGAGGCTGCATCTGCCGCCGGAGTTGCGGGAAATCTGTGATCTCAGCACGCTGAAACTGGAGTCGGGCTCCTTTGTTGAAACGGATCTCCGGCACTATTTCAGCGATGTGCTTTACAGCCTTAAAACCACGGCGGGCGAGGGCTATATCCATGTGCTGATTGAGCATCAGTCTGTGCCCGACAGGCACATGGCCTTTCGCCTGATGCGTTATGCCATTGCGGCTATGCAGCGCCATCTGGAAAGCGGCCATAAAAGACTGCCGCTGGTGATCCCCATGCTCTACTACGCTGGCCGCCGCTCACCCTATCCCTATTCCACCCGCTGGCTGGATGAGTTCGACGATGCCCGGCTGGCAGGGAGGCTTTACAGCCGCAGTTTTCCGCTGGTGGATGTGACGGTCATTCCGGACGATGAGATTATGCAACATCGCCGCATGGCCGCGCTGACCCTGTTACAGAAGCATATCCGACAGCGGGATCTGGCGGAACTGATGGAGAAGCTGGTGTCCGTTTTGCTGAAGGGCTATCACTCTTCAGCGCAGATAGTTTCGCTGGTACACTACATGGTGCAGGCGGGCGAAACGGCTGATGCCGAAGCCTTTGTTCGGGAGCTGGCACAACATGTGCCACAACATGGAGATGCCCTGATGACTATCGCACAGCAGCTTGAGCAGATCGGCGAGCGCAAAGCCGCGCTGAGAATTGCCCTCGCCATGCTGCAGAACGGTGTGGAGCGCCCTGTCGTCCTGAAGCTGACCGGGCTGAAAGAGGAAGATTTAGCGCAGATCGGGCACTAA
- a CDS encoding D-2-hydroxyacid dehydrogenase: MKIVMLDGETVPLSLPTGQVQADWVIRPQTSASDVVAALAGATVAITNKVALRADTLDQLPGLRFICVAATGYDCIDLDACRARGILVSNVPGYSTQSVAESVIAAIFALRRQLMAYALNTRTDWPQAAHFCLHRQPIQDIAGATLGIVGKGDIGQAVGQLAQALGMQVQYAERKGRDRVREGYVSFEQMLATSDIISLHCPLSEQTRQLIDRQALRQMKPHAQLINTARGGLINEDDLAAALKQGVIGGAALDVLSSEPPAADNPLLADLPMLLLTPHIAWASRSGVENLVSGVMTNIAAFVQGQPVNLVR, translated from the coding sequence ATGAAAATTGTGATGCTGGATGGTGAAACCGTGCCTCTCTCCCTGCCCACCGGCCAGGTGCAGGCCGACTGGGTAATTCGCCCGCAGACCTCAGCCAGTGATGTCGTCGCCGCGCTGGCCGGTGCGACGGTGGCGATCACCAATAAGGTGGCGCTGCGGGCCGATACGCTGGACCAACTGCCCGGGCTGCGTTTCATCTGCGTGGCGGCCACCGGCTATGACTGTATCGATCTCGACGCCTGCCGGGCGCGCGGCATCCTGGTCAGTAACGTGCCGGGTTACTCCACGCAGAGCGTCGCCGAGTCTGTGATTGCCGCGATTTTTGCCCTGCGCCGTCAGCTGATGGCATATGCCCTGAACACCCGCACCGACTGGCCGCAGGCTGCCCATTTCTGCCTGCATCGTCAGCCGATTCAGGATATCGCGGGCGCCACGCTGGGGATCGTCGGGAAAGGCGATATCGGTCAGGCGGTCGGACAGCTGGCGCAGGCGCTGGGGATGCAGGTGCAGTACGCCGAGCGTAAAGGCAGAGACCGGGTACGCGAGGGTTACGTCAGCTTTGAACAGATGCTGGCGACCAGCGATATCATCTCACTGCACTGTCCTCTGAGCGAACAGACCCGCCAGCTGATCGATCGGCAGGCGCTGCGTCAGATGAAACCTCACGCGCAACTGATTAACACTGCCCGCGGCGGACTGATTAACGAGGACGATCTCGCGGCGGCGTTAAAACAGGGCGTGATTGGCGGCGCGGCGCTGGATGTGCTGAGCAGCGAACCCCCGGCGGCAGATAATCCGCTGCTGGCCGACCTGCCGATGCTGCTGCTGACGCCACATATCGCCTGGGCCAGCCGCAGCGGCGTGGAGAACCTGGTGTCGGGCGTGATGACCAACATCGCGGCCTTTGTTCAGGGCCAGCCCGTAAATCTCGTGCGCTGA
- a CDS encoding DUF2946 domain-containing protein, producing MPRSSLRQRLTACIAILAVLLLFVAPMISKNLAAHHAMMADRPGMSAMSAEMPMMHHHGEMPMADPAAGDMGFACGYCDLLVHVPLMLWVFIPFIWWMCLISRAPPAPAPAVPRRRRQWRLNRPRAPPFLRHTHR from the coding sequence ATGCCGAGATCTTCACTCAGACAACGCCTGACTGCCTGTATTGCGATACTGGCCGTGCTGCTGTTGTTTGTTGCGCCGATGATCTCGAAGAATCTCGCGGCGCATCACGCCATGATGGCGGATAGGCCGGGTATGTCCGCCATGAGCGCAGAGATGCCGATGATGCATCATCATGGCGAGATGCCGATGGCGGATCCTGCCGCCGGCGACATGGGGTTCGCCTGCGGCTACTGCGATCTGCTGGTGCATGTGCCGCTGATGCTCTGGGTCTTTATCCCCTTTATCTGGTGGATGTGCCTGATCAGCCGCGCGCCACCTGCCCCGGCGCCCGCCGTCCCCCGTCGGCGGCGGCAATGGCGTCTCAACAGACCGCGTGCCCCGCCCTTTTTGCGTCACACTCACCGCTGA
- a CDS encoding DUF2534 family protein — MSSSQEMSPAPRGTLFNLLRRLHFYIGLFIAPFIFVAALTGTLYVLTPQLEKALYHDALTAEPQGAARPLSAQIAAARARAGDAAYIYAVRPAPGPQDTTRVQFSGPELGPSESRSLFIDPYTLQVKGDMTVYGTSGVLPLRMWLDQLHRGLLLGDFGRNYSELAASWLWVAALGGLVLWAGTRPRKRTKARRGFAAIRHWHVTLGLLLAVGLVFFSVTGLTWSQWAGNNIEKMRSDFGWKTPQVNTALNGEAPAEAADPHADHRGTMTGMNMSDMTMPAKTVAPVVQNQPDARWDRVLVAAREAGLDAAKLELRQPKKQDQAWTVSEIDRRWPSQVDAVSINPTDFSVVDRVAFAHFPLVAKLTRWGVDAHMGVLFGLANQLILAFFGFGLCAMIVLGYRMWWIRRPAVPQLSPAQTLLAAWLAMPRYAQGTSLIVMLALGYALPVMGVSLLLLVLLDIQRWRSARRARIVRVDTAPDKQSPLAIVQSRFAVKRKEMRYFLRSVTVLALIVISVMANAMIGGVIDQYQIPFSHWSLTMYMTQAMMILLYSTVFTGLLSIPLWYFFLGESDEQGK; from the coding sequence ATGTCCTCTTCACAGGAAATGTCTCCTGCGCCACGCGGCACGCTGTTTAACCTGCTGCGTCGCCTGCATTTTTACATCGGCCTGTTTATTGCGCCGTTTATATTTGTCGCTGCCCTTACCGGGACGCTCTACGTCCTGACGCCGCAGCTGGAAAAGGCCCTCTATCATGATGCCCTGACCGCCGAACCTCAGGGTGCGGCCCGGCCGCTGTCCGCCCAGATTGCCGCTGCCCGCGCGCGCGCCGGTGACGCCGCGTACATCTATGCCGTGCGGCCTGCGCCCGGTCCACAGGACACGACCCGCGTGCAGTTCAGCGGCCCGGAACTGGGTCCGTCAGAGTCGCGCTCGCTGTTTATCGATCCCTACACCCTTCAGGTAAAAGGAGATATGACGGTCTATGGCACCAGCGGCGTGCTGCCGCTGCGGATGTGGCTGGATCAACTCCATCGCGGTCTGTTGCTGGGTGATTTTGGCCGGAACTACAGCGAACTGGCAGCCTCATGGCTGTGGGTTGCCGCCCTGGGTGGCCTCGTTTTATGGGCAGGCACCCGGCCACGCAAACGCACCAAAGCTCGTCGCGGGTTTGCAGCTATCCGCCACTGGCACGTCACGCTGGGGCTGCTGCTGGCGGTGGGGCTGGTGTTCTTCTCTGTGACCGGGCTGACCTGGTCACAGTGGGCGGGCAACAACATCGAAAAAATGCGCAGTGACTTCGGCTGGAAGACGCCGCAGGTGAACACCGCCCTGAACGGTGAAGCGCCTGCCGAAGCCGCCGATCCCCATGCCGACCATCGCGGCACGATGACCGGGATGAACATGTCCGATATGACGATGCCCGCGAAAACCGTGGCGCCGGTCGTGCAGAATCAGCCGGATGCCCGCTGGGATCGGGTGCTTGTCGCCGCGCGCGAGGCCGGACTGGATGCGGCAAAACTGGAGCTGCGTCAGCCTAAAAAGCAGGATCAGGCGTGGACGGTGTCTGAGATCGATCGCCGCTGGCCCAGCCAGGTCGATGCGGTGTCAATCAATCCTACCGATTTCAGTGTGGTGGATCGGGTGGCGTTCGCCCACTTCCCGCTGGTGGCAAAACTGACCCGCTGGGGCGTGGATGCGCACATGGGCGTGCTGTTTGGCCTGGCGAATCAGCTGATCCTGGCATTTTTTGGCTTTGGCCTCTGTGCGATGATCGTGCTGGGCTACCGGATGTGGTGGATCCGCCGCCCGGCGGTGCCGCAGCTCAGCCCCGCGCAGACGCTGCTCGCCGCCTGGCTGGCGATGCCACGCTACGCGCAGGGCACCAGCCTGATCGTGATGCTGGCGCTGGGCTATGCGCTGCCGGTGATGGGGGTAAGCCTGCTGCTGCTGGTACTGCTGGATATCCAGCGCTGGCGCAGCGCCCGGCGTGCCCGGATCGTCCGCGTGGATACGGCACCCGATAAGCAGTCTCCGCTGGCTATCGTTCAGTCACGCTTTGCCGTGAAGCGCAAAGAGATGCGTTACTTCCTGCGCAGCGTGACGGTGCTGGCGCTGATCGTGATTTCGGTGATGGCCAACGCGATGATTGGTGGCGTGATCGACCAGTATCAGATCCCCTTCAGCCACTGGTCGCTGACCATGTATATGACCCAGGCGATGATGATCCTGCTCTACTCCACGGTCTTTACCGGACTGCTGTCGATTCCGCTCTGGTACTTCTTCCTGGGAGAGAGCGACGAACAGGGTAAATAG
- a CDS encoding pirin family protein, translating into MNIVRANPEQLFEYGPFTVRRQRPGEALSPLLSVDLMSLKLDARMPMQQHQDEEVFTYLWRGSMQHQDSNGERTQLSAKRVMVVNAGEGVQYEESVPLFEAELLQAVIRPSQPGGEAMTQVLERDQGIMTNGWTELAGPEASDAPLELRQEAYIYDTLLERNQSLDVPAMPGFVAWLTVLEGIIRVGNQRLGRGDVLTGSGSGVEMTGERDANLVCFLVKPDGPA; encoded by the coding sequence ATGAACATTGTGCGTGCAAACCCCGAACAGCTGTTTGAATACGGCCCCTTTACTGTCCGTCGTCAGCGTCCCGGCGAGGCTTTAAGCCCCCTGCTCAGCGTTGACCTGATGTCACTGAAACTGGATGCCCGGATGCCGATGCAGCAGCATCAGGATGAAGAGGTGTTCACCTACCTGTGGCGCGGTTCGATGCAGCATCAGGACAGCAACGGCGAGCGGACGCAGCTCTCGGCAAAGCGGGTTATGGTCGTCAATGCGGGCGAAGGCGTGCAGTACGAGGAGTCGGTGCCACTGTTTGAGGCGGAGCTGCTGCAGGCGGTTATCCGGCCTTCTCAGCCCGGCGGCGAGGCGATGACCCAGGTGCTGGAGCGCGATCAGGGGATTATGACCAACGGCTGGACCGAGCTTGCCGGGCCGGAAGCGTCCGATGCCCCGCTGGAACTGCGTCAGGAGGCCTATATTTATGACACCCTGCTGGAGCGCAACCAGTCGCTGGATGTGCCCGCAATGCCGGGCTTTGTCGCCTGGCTGACGGTGCTGGAAGGCATTATCCGCGTCGGTAATCAGCGACTGGGCCGTGGCGATGTGCTTACCGGCTCCGGAAGCGGTGTGGAAATGACGGGCGAGCGTGATGCTAATCTGGTCTGTTTCCTGGTGAAACCGGATGGTCCGGCCTGA
- a CDS encoding YtfJ family protein yields the protein MIALLFSGFATADTLKTGQPVPPVSVAEKGEMVLNQGDIHYQRWNSQSLAGKVRLVIHVAGRLSAKEQSAPLIDAIQQARLPRDRFQTTTIVNTDDALPGSALFVVRSIAASKKADPWQQFIIDSSGVTAHRWQLQPESASVLVIDPQGIVRFAKDGALSTEDVASVMKQLRDLLG from the coding sequence ATGATTGCTTTACTGTTTTCCGGTTTCGCCACGGCGGATACGCTGAAGACGGGCCAGCCTGTTCCCCCGGTCTCGGTCGCCGAGAAAGGTGAGATGGTCTTAAACCAGGGCGACATTCACTATCAGCGCTGGAACAGTCAGTCACTCGCCGGCAAGGTGCGGCTGGTAATCCATGTTGCGGGCCGCCTTTCGGCGAAGGAGCAGAGCGCACCCCTGATCGACGCCATTCAGCAGGCCAGGCTGCCGCGCGATCGTTTCCAGACCACGACCATCGTCAATACGGACGATGCGCTGCCCGGTAGTGCCCTTTTTGTGGTGCGCAGTATCGCAGCCAGTAAAAAAGCAGATCCCTGGCAACAGTTCATTATCGACAGCAGCGGCGTCACCGCCCATCGCTGGCAACTCCAGCCTGAAAGCGCGTCGGTTCTGGTGATTGACCCCCAGGGTATTGTGCGCTTCGCTAAAGATGGCGCATTATCCACGGAGGATGTCGCCAGCGTGATGAAACAGCTGCGCGATTTGCTGGGCTGA
- a CDS encoding polyprenyl synthetase family protein, with translation MTACAEQHVNFIHSDAATLLNDIEQRLDQLLPVESERDLVGAAMRDGALAPGKRIRPLLLLLAARDLGCRATPAGLLDLACAVEMVHAASLILDDMPCMDDAQLRRGRPTIHCQYGEHVAILAAVALLSKAFGVVAVAEGLTAAARADAVAELSHAVGMQGLVQGQFKDLSEGDKPRSADAILMTNHYKTSTLFCASMQMASIVAEASGEAREQLHRFSLNLGQAFQLLDDLTDGMSDTGKDAHQDAGKSTLVNLLGPQAVETRLRDHLRCAGEHLLSACQDGYATHHFVQAWFEKKLAAVS, from the coding sequence ATGACGGCCTGTGCAGAACAACACGTCAATTTCATACACAGCGATGCTGCCACTCTGTTGAACGACATTGAGCAACGGCTCGACCAGCTTTTACCGGTTGAAAGTGAACGTGACTTAGTGGGCGCCGCCATGCGCGACGGTGCGCTGGCACCGGGGAAGCGCATCCGTCCGCTGCTGCTGCTGCTGGCGGCGCGTGACCTGGGCTGCCGCGCTACGCCAGCCGGTCTGCTGGATCTCGCCTGTGCGGTGGAGATGGTTCATGCCGCTTCGCTAATCCTGGATGACATGCCCTGCATGGACGATGCGCAGCTGCGTCGCGGGCGTCCGACCATTCACTGTCAGTATGGCGAACATGTGGCGATTCTGGCTGCGGTAGCGCTGCTGAGTAAGGCGTTTGGCGTGGTCGCCGTGGCAGAGGGCCTGACCGCCGCCGCCAGAGCCGATGCGGTGGCCGAACTCTCTCACGCGGTCGGCATGCAGGGGCTGGTGCAGGGCCAGTTTAAAGATCTCTCCGAGGGCGATAAGCCACGCAGCGCCGATGCCATTCTGATGACCAACCACTACAAAACCAGCACCCTGTTCTGCGCCTCCATGCAGATGGCCTCTATCGTTGCAGAAGCCTCGGGCGAAGCGCGCGAGCAGCTGCACCGGTTCTCGCTCAATCTGGGCCAGGCTTTTCAGCTGCTGGACGACCTCACGGACGGCATGAGCGACACCGGCAAAGACGCGCATCAGGACGCGGGAAAATCGACGCTGGTCAATCTGCTCGGCCCGCAGGCCGTTGAAACGCGGCTGCGCGACCACCTGCGCTGCGCCGGTGAACATCTGTTATCTGCCTGCCAGGACGGCTATGCCACCCATCATTTTGTTCAGGCCTGGTTTGAGAAAAAACTCGCTGCCGTCAGTTAA
- a CDS encoding glycosyltransferase, which produces MSHFAVIAPPFYSHVQALQHLSQALIARGHQITFIQQSDVSTLLTDSRIGFFPLGLTTHPAGSLAHTLQLAAHPLGPSMLKLINEMARSTDMLCRELPGVLNTLAINGVIVDQMEPAGALAAEALALPYVSVACALPLNREADFPLAVMPFEYGHSDQARERYRASEKIYDWLMRRHDRVIARHAQAMGVASREKLHHCFSPLAQISQLIPALDFPRQDLPDHFHSVGPLRATEIPAAAAQPGYFADDGRPRIFASLGTLQGHRYGLFKTIVRACQEIDAQLLLAHCGRLTPFQVEKLAQASHVQVIDFADQAAALAQADLAITHGGMNTVLDAVTHLTPLLTLPLAFDQPGVAARVVWHGIGRRASRFTTSHSMARQLQTLLADDSYRQRMKTLRDALHQAGGTALAADIVEQAMRTRQPVSARREYATV; this is translated from the coding sequence ATGAGCCACTTCGCGGTGATAGCACCGCCCTTCTATAGCCATGTGCAGGCGCTTCAGCATCTCAGCCAGGCCCTGATTGCACGCGGACACCAGATCACCTTTATTCAGCAGAGTGATGTCAGCACGCTACTCACCGATAGCCGGATCGGCTTTTTCCCGCTGGGCTTAACCACCCATCCGGCGGGCAGCCTGGCGCACACGCTGCAGCTGGCGGCCCATCCGCTCGGCCCCTCAATGCTGAAACTGATCAATGAGATGGCCCGCAGCACCGATATGCTCTGCCGCGAATTGCCGGGGGTGCTGAACACCCTGGCGATTAATGGCGTGATTGTCGACCAGATGGAGCCTGCGGGCGCACTGGCGGCCGAGGCGCTGGCGTTGCCCTACGTCTCCGTCGCCTGTGCGCTGCCGCTGAACCGTGAGGCCGATTTCCCGCTGGCCGTGATGCCGTTTGAGTATGGTCACAGCGATCAGGCGCGCGAGCGCTACCGCGCCAGTGAAAAAATCTATGACTGGCTGATGCGCCGCCACGACCGGGTGATCGCCCGCCACGCTCAGGCGATGGGCGTGGCGTCACGGGAAAAACTGCATCACTGCTTTTCACCGCTGGCGCAGATCAGTCAGCTGATCCCGGCGCTGGATTTCCCCCGCCAGGATCTGCCCGACCATTTCCATTCGGTGGGGCCGCTGCGCGCCACGGAGATTCCCGCAGCCGCCGCACAGCCCGGTTACTTCGCCGACGACGGCCGACCGCGCATCTTTGCGTCGCTTGGCACGCTGCAGGGACACCGCTACGGCCTGTTCAAAACCATCGTCCGCGCCTGTCAGGAGATCGACGCGCAGCTGTTGCTGGCGCACTGCGGTCGCCTGACGCCTTTCCAGGTGGAAAAACTGGCGCAGGCGAGCCATGTTCAGGTGATCGACTTTGCCGATCAGGCGGCGGCGCTGGCCCAGGCCGATCTGGCGATTACCCACGGCGGGATGAACACGGTGCTGGATGCGGTCACTCATCTCACGCCGCTGCTGACCCTCCCGCTGGCGTTTGATCAGCCCGGTGTGGCCGCGCGGGTGGTCTGGCACGGCATTGGCCGCCGTGCCTCGCGCTTCACCACCAGCCACTCGATGGCCCGTCAGTTGCAGACCCTGCTGGCCGACGACAGCTACCGTCAGCGAATGAAAACCCTGCGCGATGCGCTGCATCAGGCGGGGGGAACGGCCCTGGCGGCGGACATTGTCGAGCAGGCGATGCGCACCCGCCAGCCGGTCAGCGCCAGGAGAGAATATGCCACGGTATGA
- the crtY gene encoding lycopene beta-cyclase CrtY, with amino-acid sequence MPRYDLILVGAGLANGLIALRLRQQRPALRILLIEAESEPGAGHTWSFHADDLTASQHRWIAPLVAHHWPGYEVRFPQRHRSLNSGYFCVTAGRFAQVMRDRFGPDLLLNTRVADVASHSVTLEDGRVLESDAVIDGRGYQPDSALRMGFQSFVGQEWRLSEPHGLTAPIIMDATVDQQAGYRFVYSLPFSADTLLIEDTHYIDHATLQGDRARQNIRDYAAQQGWQLATLLREEQGALPITLTGDINAFWQTRDLPCSGLRAGLFHPTTGYSLPLAVSLADRLAAMTSLTTERLQAAIEQFARQTWQQQRFFRMLNRMLFLAGPADGRWQVMQRFYGLPEGLIARFYAGKLTLPDRLRILSGKPPVPVLAALQAIMTPHRQQAMQ; translated from the coding sequence ATGCCACGGTATGATCTGATTCTGGTGGGTGCCGGGCTGGCTAACGGCCTGATCGCCCTGCGCCTGCGCCAGCAGCGGCCAGCACTGCGCATCCTGCTGATTGAGGCCGAAAGCGAGCCGGGCGCCGGTCACACCTGGTCGTTTCATGCCGACGATCTCACGGCGAGCCAGCATCGCTGGATCGCCCCGCTGGTGGCGCACCACTGGCCCGGCTATGAGGTCCGGTTCCCCCAGCGCCATCGCAGCCTGAACAGCGGCTACTTCTGCGTCACCGCCGGGCGCTTCGCACAGGTCATGCGCGACAGATTCGGCCCGGACCTGCTGCTGAACACCCGCGTGGCCGACGTCGCCTCGCATTCGGTCACGCTGGAGGATGGGCGCGTACTGGAGAGTGACGCGGTGATCGATGGCCGGGGCTATCAGCCCGACAGCGCACTGCGCATGGGCTTTCAGTCGTTTGTCGGTCAGGAGTGGCGGCTCAGCGAGCCGCATGGCCTGACCGCCCCGATCATCATGGACGCGACGGTGGATCAGCAGGCAGGCTATCGCTTCGTTTACAGTCTCCCCTTTTCAGCCGATACGCTGCTGATTGAGGATACGCACTATATCGACCACGCTACGCTGCAGGGCGATCGCGCCCGGCAGAATATCCGCGACTACGCCGCGCAGCAGGGCTGGCAGTTAGCCACGCTGCTGCGCGAAGAACAGGGCGCATTGCCGATTACCCTGACCGGTGACATCAACGCCTTCTGGCAGACGCGTGACCTGCCCTGCAGCGGTCTGCGCGCCGGCCTGTTCCATCCCACGACCGGTTACTCTCTGCCGCTGGCGGTGTCGCTGGCGGATCGGCTGGCGGCAATGACGTCATTGACGACAGAACGCCTGCAGGCCGCCATTGAGCAGTTCGCCCGCCAGACGTGGCAGCAGCAGCGCTTTTTCCGCATGCTCAACCGTATGCTGTTTCTCGCCGGACCGGCAGACGGCCGCTGGCAGGTTATGCAACGTTTTTATGGCCTTCCCGAAGGTCTGATTGCCCGTTTTTATGCGGGAAAACTCACTCTGCCTGACCGGCTACGCATCTTAAGCGGCAAACCGCCGGTTCCCGTGCTGGCCGCGTTACAGGCTATTATGACCCCTCACCGTCAACAGGCGATGCAATGA